A genome region from Christensenella minuta includes the following:
- a CDS encoding transketolase family protein, which yields MKIEFAFHNETEAAPLSSAYTDTVAELMESDGDVVSLDADLMKAIKIDRIQERFPGRVLNVGIQEGNMIGMAAGMARVGKKVYAHTFAPFITRRVFDQIFISSAYGRNPIRLYGSDPGICAKFNGGTHTAFEDIAMMRTIPDICLFEVTDSAMFKNLMRATRDENRIIYFRADRAPAVKVYGDSSEFEPGKGVVLKDGGDVTVIACGIMVSEALVAAEKLEKEGISAAVIDMFTIKPIDRELIVEYAQKTGAVVTAENHNINGGLGDAVASVLAEEEPAVMRKLAVRDEFSEVGPMDYLRERFRLNAAGVIAAVKDVLEHK from the coding sequence ATGAAAATTGAATTTGCATTTCATAACGAGACGGAAGCCGCGCCGCTGAGCTCGGCCTATACGGATACCGTTGCGGAATTGATGGAGAGCGACGGGGATGTGGTGTCTCTTGACGCGGACCTGATGAAGGCGATCAAGATCGACCGGATACAGGAACGGTTCCCGGGGCGGGTGCTTAACGTGGGCATCCAGGAGGGGAATATGATCGGGATGGCGGCGGGCATGGCGCGCGTGGGGAAAAAGGTATATGCGCATACGTTTGCGCCGTTCATTACACGGCGGGTCTTTGACCAGATTTTCATTTCTTCGGCTTACGGAAGAAATCCGATCCGCCTTTATGGGAGCGATCCGGGAATCTGCGCGAAATTTAACGGCGGAACGCATACTGCGTTTGAAGATATCGCCATGATGCGGACGATCCCGGACATCTGCCTGTTTGAAGTCACGGACAGCGCGATGTTCAAAAACCTGATGCGCGCCACCAGGGACGAAAACAGGATCATCTATTTCCGCGCTGACCGCGCGCCGGCCGTGAAGGTGTATGGTGATTCCAGCGAATTCGAGCCGGGGAAGGGCGTTGTATTGAAGGATGGCGGCGACGTGACGGTCATTGCCTGCGGGATCATGGTAAGCGAGGCGCTCGTTGCGGCGGAAAAGCTGGAGAAGGAAGGGATTTCCGCGGCGGTGATCGATATGTTCACCATCAAACCGATCGACCGGGAGCTGATTGTGGAGTACGCTCAAAAAACAGGAGCGGTCGTAACGGCGGAAAACCATAATATAAACGGCGGCCTTGGGGACGCGGTGGCGTCCGTGCTTGCGGAAGAGGAGCCTGCCGTAATGCGCAAGCTGGCCGTGCGCGACGAATTCAGCGAGGTCGGCCCGATGGATTACCTGCGGGAACGCTTCCGTCTGAACGCGGCGGGCGTCATTGCGGCTGTGAAAGATGTGCTGGAGCACAAATAG
- a CDS encoding HD domain-containing protein, with protein MGAQEQINELKNEFRELLLSTRREGIADLLAWLEETDFYSAPASTSKHGAYEGGLLNHSMNVYKLLANFNKNIKCDREDSLVIASLLHDVCKTNMYVKGIKNVKTPGKREWTEKEVYMIEDELPIGHGEKSVYLLMKHIDLTEEEAIAIRWHMSGYDDAARSYIGGITQSKAFEKYPLAPALAIADMYATYFAD; from the coding sequence ATGGGGGCGCAGGAACAGATCAACGAATTGAAAAATGAATTCAGGGAGCTCTTGTTATCCACCCGGCGGGAGGGGATAGCGGACCTGCTCGCATGGCTGGAGGAGACGGATTTTTATTCCGCGCCTGCCAGCACATCCAAACACGGCGCGTACGAAGGCGGGCTTTTGAACCACAGCATGAACGTATATAAGCTACTTGCGAATTTCAATAAAAATATTAAATGTGACCGTGAGGATTCCCTGGTTATCGCCAGCCTTTTGCACGATGTATGCAAGACAAATATGTATGTAAAAGGGATCAAGAACGTCAAAACGCCGGGGAAACGCGAGTGGACGGAAAAAGAGGTCTATATGATCGAGGACGAGCTTCCCATCGGCCACGGAGAAAAATCTGTCTACCTGCTGATGAAGCATATTGACCTCACCGAGGAAGAGGCGATTGCGATCCGCTGGCATATGAGCGGCTACGATGACGCCGCCCGCAGTTATATTGGCGGCATTACACAATCGAAGGCCTTTGAAAAATATCCGCTTGCGCCTGCCTTGGCGATCGCAGATATGTATGCCACGTACTTTGCAGACTGA
- a CDS encoding prepilin-type N-terminal cleavage/methylation domain-containing protein: protein MRKKRGFTLIELIIVIAILAILAAILIPNAIGYISTSQKTVCDNNIHQIIRAYKTQRALDETLTIKDVIGNKDGKYFTAAPACPAGGSYIGYSIADNAIIMCTYHKDPNSSLDVASEAYLNMYQFTGMTNAEIAAATGNAVKYLNNDTLRSYLIGSVYDGKWPAFPSSMLEQNGISGNYYIQPYIDANGAGGRNPSKNVTVYANTNDGSSTSDLWRANLIFNPENGKWYHGNNGSVIRVMNKSWEDIKQEMDENGWQPLS from the coding sequence ATGAGGAAAAAACGCGGCTTTACCCTAATTGAACTGATTATCGTGATTGCGATCCTTGCAATTCTCGCGGCAATCCTGATTCCAAATGCAATCGGATATATCAGTACGTCGCAAAAGACAGTATGCGACAATAATATCCACCAAATCATACGCGCCTATAAAACGCAGCGTGCGCTTGACGAGACCCTCACGATCAAAGATGTGATCGGCAACAAAGACGGCAAATATTTCACCGCGGCGCCGGCCTGCCCCGCCGGAGGCTCTTATATTGGATATTCGATCGCCGACAATGCAATTATTATGTGTACTTACCATAAGGATCCCAACAGCTCGCTCGACGTCGCGAGCGAGGCCTATTTGAATATGTACCAGTTCACAGGCATGACGAATGCCGAGATCGCCGCAGCTACCGGGAATGCTGTCAAATACCTGAACAACGACACCTTGCGTTCCTACCTGATAGGCAGCGTTTACGACGGGAAATGGCCCGCGTTCCCTTCTTCCATGCTGGAACAAAATGGAATCAGCGGCAATTATTACATTCAGCCGTATATCGACGCAAACGGCGCCGGCGGCAGGAACCCATCCAAAAACGTGACGGTTTACGCCAATACCAACGACGGCTCGAGCACCTCCGATCTTTGGCGCGCCAACCTGATTTTCAATCCGGAAAACGGAAAGTGGTATCATGGAAACAACGGCAGCGTGATCCGCGTTATGAACAAGTCTTGGGAAGATATCAAGCAGGAGATGGATGAAAACGGCTGGCAGCCGTTATCATAA
- a CDS encoding tyrosine-type recombinase/integrase, with product MVCLLERVPVIYKTITILLIHTGMRRGELMGLEWKDIDFEANTMRIVRTSQIANGIITKEPKTKSSIRTLTFGNTVHKLLMEYRL from the coding sequence TTGGTCTGTCTGCTTGAAAGAGTTCCCGTTATATATAAGACGATAACCATATTGTTAATCCATACAGGTATGAGGCGTGGTGAGCTGATGGGATTGGAATGGAAAGACATAGATTTTGAAGCAAATACTATGAGGATTGTCCGCACATCACAGATTGCAAATGGAATCATCACAAAAGAACCAAAAACAAAATCCAGTATTCGGACGCTGACCTTTGGAAATACAGTCCACAAACTTTTAATGGAATACCGGTTATAG
- a CDS encoding helix-turn-helix domain-containing protein translates to MSNIAIAVGKRIKQYRKECGFSQEKLADLCKLHPTYIGQVERGQKNASIESIQKIADGLNIPISRLFEHISTDSTTTIPAQVFELLLDLDKSEQESVHKIIKEILLFKHSTK, encoded by the coding sequence TTGAGTAATATAGCAATAGCTGTCGGCAAACGCATTAAACAATATCGTAAAGAATGTGGATTCAGTCAAGAAAAACTGGCTGACCTTTGTAAACTGCACCCTACCTATATCGGACAGGTGGAGCGGGGACAGAAAAACGCTTCTATAGAAAGCATACAAAAAATTGCGGATGGTCTTAACATTCCCATTAGCAGACTATTTGAACATATTTCTACAGATTCAACAACTACAATTCCGGCGCAGGTTTTTGAGCTTTTATTAGATTTGGACAAATCCGAACAGGAATCAGTACATAAAATCATAAAAGAAATCCTGCTTTTCAAACACTCTACAAAGTAA
- a CDS encoding site-specific integrase: protein MRRGELMGLEWKDIDFEANTMRIVRTSQIANGIITKEPKTKSSIRTLTFGNTVHRLLTEYRLWQNKRRLKAGAEWLQTDRLFTTKNGEPLSPDSISCWFKRFIRISGLPIVTLHSLRHSNATLMIAEDVDIATVSKRLGHSNTATTLNIYTHALKSRDKVAAEKLDDILAL from the coding sequence ATGAGGCGTGGTGAGCTGATGGGATTGGAATGGAAAGACATAGATTTTGAAGCAAATACTATGAGGATCGTTCGGACATCACAGATTGCAAATGGTATCATCACGAAAGAACCGAAAACGAAATCCAGTATTCGGACGCTGACCTTTGGAAATACAGTCCATCGGCTTTTGACAGAATACCGACTGTGGCAGAATAAGCGCCGTCTGAAGGCAGGTGCGGAGTGGCTTCAAACAGACAGACTGTTCACAACGAAAAACGGAGAGCCATTAAGTCCTGACAGCATATCCTGTTGGTTCAAACGGTTCATCAGGATTAGCGGATTGCCAATCGTAACATTACATTCCCTACGACACAGTAACGCTACGTTGATGATTGCGGAAGATGTAGACATTGCCACCGTTTCAAAACGATTAGGACATTCCAATACTGCTACAACGCTAAACATCTATACCCATGCCTTGAAATCGCGCGACAAGGTAGCCGCTGAAAAGCTGGACGACATTTTAGCATTATGA
- a CDS encoding helix-turn-helix domain-containing protein: MSEKYATIYKTIGQNIRRYRKEKGFTQETLAEKASISMSYLTKIEAPNCDKSFSLEVLLDISSALDIDVRNLLENIYSQPTI, translated from the coding sequence ATGAGTGAAAAATATGCCACAATCTATAAAACAATCGGGCAGAATATACGACGGTACAGAAAGGAAAAAGGGTTTACGCAGGAAACATTAGCAGAAAAAGCTTCTATCAGTATGAGTTATCTTACTAAAATAGAAGCACCAAACTGCGATAAATCTTTTTCTTTAGAAGTCCTTTTGGATATTTCCAGTGCCCTCGATATTGATGTGCGTAATTTGTTGGAAAACATATACTCTCAACCCACTATATAG